A single Bifidobacterium asteroides DNA region contains:
- the era gene encoding GTPase Era, whose amino-acid sequence MTKEEQSDAKAPAHRSGFVAVVGRPNVGKSTLMNALVGRPIAIASSRPETTRKAIRGIMTRPEAQVVLVDTPGIHRPRTLLGQRLNDVVEASLSDVDAIAFLLPADQAIGPGDRRILSRLRSEFARKDKDGKWIWRKPLIAVVTKIDQLSKGQLVDKLLEIGAFADFSQIVPVSALEADNVDEVAQVLMDAMPEGPQLYPDDQLTEERPEDMIAELVRGAYLEELNDELPHSLAVRVESIDPDPEGGRDTVHIGIYVERDSQKPIVIGRGAEHLVRVKKKLRTAINRTMGRKVRLDLHVKVARNWQTDPKQLERLGF is encoded by the coding sequence GACCCAATGTGGGCAAGTCCACCCTTATGAACGCCCTGGTTGGCCGACCCATCGCCATAGCTTCCTCCCGGCCGGAGACCACCCGCAAGGCTATCCGGGGGATCATGACCCGTCCCGAGGCCCAGGTGGTCCTGGTGGATACACCGGGCATCCACCGTCCGCGCACCCTCTTGGGCCAGCGGCTCAACGACGTTGTGGAAGCCTCCCTGTCCGATGTGGATGCCATTGCATTCCTGCTGCCTGCCGACCAGGCCATTGGCCCCGGCGATCGCCGCATTCTGAGCCGGCTGCGGTCCGAGTTCGCCCGCAAGGACAAGGACGGCAAGTGGATCTGGCGAAAGCCTTTGATTGCCGTGGTGACCAAGATTGACCAGCTGAGCAAGGGTCAATTGGTGGACAAGCTCCTGGAGATAGGCGCCTTCGCCGACTTCTCCCAGATTGTTCCGGTCAGCGCCTTGGAAGCTGACAACGTGGACGAGGTGGCCCAGGTGTTGATGGATGCCATGCCCGAGGGCCCTCAGCTCTACCCTGACGACCAGCTGACCGAGGAACGTCCCGAAGACATGATCGCCGAGCTGGTCCGCGGAGCCTACCTGGAGGAGCTCAACGACGAGTTGCCCCACTCCCTGGCCGTCCGCGTGGAGTCCATCGATCCGGATCCGGAGGGCGGGCGCGACACTGTTCACATCGGCATTTATGTAGAGCGCGACTCCCAGAAGCCCATCGTCATTGGACGGGGGGCCGAGCACCTGGTGCGGGTGAAAAAGAAGCTGCGCACCGCCATCAACCGGACCATGGGTCGCAAGGTCCGGCTGGATCTGCATGTCAAGGTGGCCCGCAACTGGCAGACCGACCCCAAGCAGCTGGAGCGCCTGGGGTTCTGA